Genomic segment of Dehalogenimonas alkenigignens:
CTGGGGGCTTCTGTAGCCGGTGTCACAGGGTTTGGGTACTAAAAGAAAGGCAAGGCGTTTGCCGATGGTGCGGAAAGGTCGCCACCTGTCAGACCACTAAAACAAGCGCCTTGCGTAGCTTCAAGTCTAATCGAAGCACAAGACCAAAGCAAGCCGACACCTTCGGGAACGGCTATGACCATCTTTCCGGCAACTGGCTTACCTTCTATACCATCGCCTCGAAGTTCAGCCACAAGGCCAAGCCGGACGAAAGGGATGACCTACTCCATGACATCATCATCACCCTTGCCGATGTGGAGCGGAACAACGGACACCATCCGTTCACCGAAGCCGCCATGTTTCGTATCGCCAGCCGCGCCCAAGCCCTGTACTGGCGGAAGCGTTACCGGATAGACAACGGCCTTACCTGCGGGGACTGTAGCAAGGCGCAGCGCCGGAAGTGTAAAGAGGACTGGCTATTTTCGGCCTGCCCCAAAGCGGTCAAGCTCGATAGCCTCAACAGGCCGGTTACGGACGACGAGGGAAACACCACCGAACTCGGCGATCTGATTGCCGACGACAGGGCATTGGACCTCGATGCCTGGCTGGATGCCAATACTTTCTTGCTCCAATGCCCCGACAGGCTAATCGCCATCGCCGAAAAGCGGCGGGACGGACAGTCTTTGACGCAAGTTGAGCTTAACTACCTTTGCCGGTTTCGGAAACGGGAACAAAAAAGACTGTTTGAAGGTGTTATAAATCAGGCCAATTTCGCAACTAATACAGTGGGAGCTTCGGCTATGCCAGCGGTTTGCGGGTAGCTAGGAGCTTACTACTAAGCGAAGCCGATGGAGTTGCCCACCTATCGGATAGCAAGAGGGGGTTGGACAATCGAACAACTGAATATCGAGGGCAAGCGTTCAGGTCAGGGCTTTTTAGCGCACAAGGCGGTACTGGTTAACGCCTTATCGAGAACACTCGCCGAAAGGGCGATGCTTCTTGACCTCACTATCGGGCGGAAAGGCTTTCTCACCTACCTTAAGTCTTTAGGCGGGAGTAACATCGTCAAGATTGTCCCGTCTAACGGCGATGCCAGCGTATCGCGGGTCGCCGGAAAATGCCTCAAGGTGGTATGCGGAGCCAACACCAGCTACCTCGAACACATGGCCTGGGTCGGCGAAAAGACACCCCTTACCCTGTGCGACATCAGGGTAAGCCCCTCGAACTCGGTCAGCCCCAACCTCGGTGCGACGGAGCTATCGGACGCCCTTTCAAGGGTACTGCCCTTCACCTCGGATGAGACCGCCCGCCCCATTCTCCAGTGCGTTCTCTTTCAGGTGAAAGACGGCAAGCTCACCCTAGTGAGTGCCGACGGCTACCGACTCGCCATGATGAAGCTACCCTTCGACGGGGATGAGGGACAGGTGCTTATTAGCCGCGATGACCTCAAAGGCGTCACCGGCGCTCTCAGGCGGGCGCGGCGGGTAAGGCTGTCGCTGGAAAAGAACGGCGACAAAGACCCAATGAGCCTAGTCCTCGACACGGAGCTAATCCGCTACACATGGCGGGGATGCGCCGGCAACTTCCCGGACTACGAGAAGCTCATACCCGCCGACACCGGCATCCGCGCCAGCTTCGACACCAATGAGGCAACAAAGGCGGTTAGCTCGCTCAAGGTCGTCGCCAACGTCAAAGCCTACGCCTTAGACCTCACCATCGGGGACGGCAAGGTGGTCGTCGGGAATACCGACGACAAGGGGACGGCGGAAATAGCTGCCGACACTACCGGCGAGCCTATCAAGATAAGGCTTGACGGCGGATACCTCGCCGAAGCTCTACGGGCTTGCGGCGGGATGGTGGAGCTTCGGGTCAAGGACGCAAGGTCGCCGATGCTTTTCACCGCGCCGGACTATGAGTTGGTGGTCATGCCGATGCTTTTGCCGGAAGGGAAAAAGCCGACGGACACGGCCAAGACCGCCGAACCCGCTAAGGCCGAAGCAAGCCAGCCGGTCGAACCCGCCGAGCCGAAGGTCGAGACTGTCGAGGCCGTTACGCCGGAAGCAACAGCCGAGCCTGTACCCGCCGAGGAAGTCGCGCAGGCCGTCGCCGAAGCCGAAGCCATCACGAAACCCCCGACTGGATCGGGGGCGAAGGCCAAGAAGCATAGCAAGGCGAAAGAACCAGTCGCCGTAGCCTGAAGAACCTGATACTTGAACGCTTGAACTCGCAAAACAGCCGCACATGAAGGGGCCTAGTGCCCCTTTTTGTGCTTTCTTTTTGTAAGGGGGATGTCCTGCCCCAAAGCGGCGGGAGCATCCCCCTTTCGTTTTGGCTGGAAACGGGCAAACCAACTATGAAAGGAGAGACGGACGGTAAAGGAAGGGGGTGATAAACATGGAAGCACTACTGGTAATCAATCCGACTGTCCCGCTTGGCCAAGTGGTGGCCACCCGAGGAGTTTTCGCCCTGGCCGGTGAGAATCCCAAGTTTGCCGAGTTCATGCGCGGTTCCCTGAACCGCCATGCCAAAGGTGATTGGGGTGATCTCGATGAGGCGGACAGGCAGGAGAATGAGTTAAGCCTGAAACAGGGCTTCAGAATACTCTCCGCATATAAGACTGACGATCTGCCCAAAATCTGGATCATCACCGAGGCCGACAAGTCCGTAACAACGATTCTGTTCCCCGAAGAATATTAGGGCTTATCATGCCCGAATGGAGGTGTAACTGTGCCTATCAAATGGAGCGCCCTCAAAGTCAGCGAGGCGATGGATATGGTTCAAGAGTTCATTGACCAGGCTGCGGAGCCGTTGGAGCAGGCTAAGATAGTGGCCGCCGCGGCTGGAAAGATACCTGGAATCCCTCAATACGTCGAAGGACGTCTTTTATCCCTCATCACCAACATCGATCGCCTCGACACGATAAGGAGCTCTATCGAGGCCGTCCGTGGATCTCTACCCAGCGGTGCCGCGGCGGAAGAACAGGTGCGAATCGAAAGCGGCAGCCAACTCGTCCTCGTAGCTTAATCAACCGCTGAGTCCGAATTCAAACGGGTACTCATGTCAAAATCTTTCGGAAAGGAGAATGTAATGATAGGCCAACTCGGCCTGTTTCAGGGAACTAGATTGTCCGAGCCGGAGCCGAAAACGACGGTGAAGCTCGGCCGGAGGGCCGCCCAGATACCGTTACGGCAGAAGCAGAGGGAAGCCGCAAGACGTCTCATGGAAATATTGAAAGAATTGAAGGGTAAAGACATCTTCATTGGTTCATACAGCGCCAGTGGCGGTCACTTCTGGCTCGACAATTTGAAGATATCCAAGCTTCGAGTCGAAGCGTTCAGGACGGAGCGCGACGAAACCTGCCCGCCATCGGTTATCGTCTTGTCAGGCAATAAAGGGGCTTGTATCAGGATATTCGCCGATGACTTGCTGACAGTTCGGGAGCAGGAATACCCGGATTATCATCACTATCTCCTGGACTTCTGGAATGGTTTCGGGCAAAGCCCTATTAACAATTATCGATCACACTACGCTTGTCTTGCCATAACAAAGTTCAAGGAGTGATCCGAATAAGGGCTACAAGTGAATAACCCACCACCCACCATTTAATATACGGAAAAAGGGCTGGGTAAAATTCCCAGCCCTTTTTTTGCCTATACAAACTGCGTATATTTCTTATATTAGGCAGCCAAATGATAACGACATGAGGACTCGTGGGCCTAGGCGTACAGAGAACTGGCCGAAGGGCTTAATAGCATGTCCGATTAGGCCGCCTGGAAGCATTCACAATGACTATGGTTCTATCTCTATTCCCGTAACCACTACACGCTTCTAAAAAACGAGCCCCCAGATGCTAAGCCTATACCTATTGGACCTTGCAATGGTTACTCCCGTGAGCGGACTTTTGCGGTCTTATCCGGACGAGAGCGTTTGACAATCGGTTCCCACCTTAATATATTAGAGGAATGCTTTTAGGCCGTGGAAGCAGGAGTACCCAATATCCCCGTTATCGCCTCAGGCGTGACATAAAGCATATCGCTCATGAGGAGCTAAAGAAATGGCTGAGATAAAAGATCGTTGGTTGTCAGTGGATGAAATATGCAACTACCTCGGGGTTAGTAGTGATACCGTGTACCGCTGGATTGACCGATTCAGTATGCCAGCACATCGAATGGGCAGGCTTTGGAAATTTAAGAAGGATCAGGTTGACGATTGGGTGAAAGCCGGCGGTGCTGCAGAACAGGGTAAAACGACCTCCAGAACCACCGCTGCAACAGCAAAGAACAGCGAATAGTTTTATGAGAACACAAAAATGGGGTTTTAACGGAAGAATTCACGAGGTGCCGAATGCCTAAGCTGTCCTTAGCCAAACTCGAACGACACCTCTATGGCGCTGCGGATATTCTCCGCCGTGAAGGCATGGATGCGGCCACTTATAAGGACTTTATATTTGGGATGCTTTTCCTCAAACGTTGTTCCGATGTATTTGAACCAGCTTATGAAAAGCTGGTTTCGCGTAAAGTCTCTCCAAAGATGAGCCGGGAGGACGCCCAATCAAACTATGGCGAGAATCCTGATTTTTATGACGAATTCTTTGTCCCGCCGCGGGCTCGTTGGTCCCATTTGCAGAGCAAGCTGAATGATGCCACGGAGCCGTTTGGTGCTGTTCTTGACAAAGCTTTGGCGGCCTTGAGTGGAGCCAACGGATCGCTTCAGCACGTCCTGGACCATATTCAATTCATGAAGGTCCAGAGTAACAAGCGTATTGTATCCGATGAGGCATGTAAGGAACTGGTGCGGCACTTTAATCGGTACCGCTTGCGCAGCGAGGATTTTCAATTTTCTGACCTTCTTGGTTCGGCCTATGAATTTCTCATCAACATGTTTGCGGAGTCGGCTGGCAAGAAAGGGGGGGACTTCTATACGCCAAGGGATGTGATCCGGTTGATGGTGCGCGTATTGAATCCCGCGCCGGGGATGAGTATCTATGACCCCACTTGTGGTTCCGGCGGCATGTTGATTATCAGTCGTGAGTATATTGAGCAATCCGGCGGAGATCCGACCAATCTCCGCCTCTGCGGCCAGGTGAATGATGCCTCGGCCTGGTCCATCTGCAAAATCAATATGCTTTTACATGGTGTGAGAGGCGCTGATATCAAACTTGAGGATACGCTTCTTCACCCGATGCATCGCGAAGGTGGGGAACTCGAGCGTTTTGATCGGGTAATCGCCAATCCGCCCTTCAGTCAGAACTACACCCGTAGCAACATGGAATTCCCAGAACGTTATCGCTGGGGATGGTGTCCTACTTCAGGGAAAAAGGCAGACCTCATGTTCGCCCAGCACATGCTGGCAGTCTGCAAACCTCGTGGCATGGTGGCGACCGTGATGCCGCACGGTGTGCTTTTCCGTGGCGGCGTGGAAAAGGAGATCCGCAAGAGGTTCCTCCAACAGGATTTGATCGAAGCCATCATCAGCCTGCCGCAGAATCTTTTTTATGGCGCCAGTATTCCAGCCTGCATTCTAATCATGCGTTCCAACATCACAGGGCAAGCTCTCAACCCCAACAAACCCGAAAACCGACGCGGCCGGTTACTTTTTATCAATGCGGACGCCGAGTACCTGGCCGGCCGTGCCCAAAACTACCTGCGGCCTGAAGATATCGAAAAGATCGCAGCTACCTTCGAGCGTTACGACGAGGTCCCCGGATATTCCAAGATCGTAACGTTCGACGAAATTGCGGATGGAGCCAATGACTTCAACCTCAACGTTCGTCGTTATGTGGACAATTCTCCATTGCCGGAACCTCATGATGTCCGTGCGCATCTTGCTGGTGGTATTCCGGTCGCCGAGATCGAAGCTAACGAAGCCCTTTTCCAAGCGCTCGGTTTCTCGCCAGATGTCCTCTTCGCGCATAGGCCTAACGATGAGCGATACCGTGACTTCAAGCCGAGTATTACCGAACGGCCAGCTATCGCCAGGCTGATTGAGGCGGATGCCGGATTACTCGCTCGAACAGGAGAGTTGAGGGATGATCTGACATCGTGGTGGGCCTCTCATACTGGCAGCCTGATCGCTCTCCCCCAGGGCCGCAATCTGAATGCCGTCCGTTCGGAATTCCTCCAAGGATTTACCGATGCACTGCTACCGGTCGGAGTGCTGGGCAACTTCAAATTATCCGGCGTTGTTGCCGCTTGGTGGAGCGAGACACTGCCGGATCTTAAAACCCTTATTGAAAATGGCTTTTGCGATGTGGTTGATGGATGGGTCGACGCCATTGCCGACGCCGTGGAAGATGATGACAACGTGGGACCTGCCTTTGATCCCTTCCGCCACAAACTGGTGAAACGGACCATGGCCGATTACCTCCAGCAGATCGACGATGCAAAATTGGAGATCGCCCTTCTAAAAGGTGAAAAGGAAGCTTTCGAGCGGAGCAACCCGCCGGACAATGCAGATGATGAAGAACTCGCTTCCTGGAACTATGCCAAGGACCTTGAACGCCAGGTAAAAGAGCTGAAGGCTGAATTTAAAGACGCCATCAAAGAGCTGACCAGGCTTGAAAAGGCCGCGACGAAAAAGAAGGCTACCGATGCCGATCGCCGGACCGCAGAGACCGCCAGGCGCGAACTGCAACCCTATTTTGATCAGATGGCTGCCCTTGAGACGGAGCTGGCTCCCCACGAGCAAATCAAGACAGACCTTGCCGCAGCCAGAGCCACTTTTCGCGTTCTCACCAACGCCTTTGTCGACAAGCTGAAAAACCGGTGCGCAGCAATGGGCAAAGGTGAGAAGCAGACGCTGGTACTAGAACTTTTTGCTCAGGACCTCCAAGTCGGCCTGGATGGCGCATTAAGAGACAAGCAGCAGGAACTGGTACGTTTCACTGAAAACCTGTGGGACAAGTACGCTTCCTCATTGAAGGTGCTCATCAAGAGCCGGGAGCGTCTTTCGTCGCGACTCCACGATGCTTTGCAGGAGCTGGGTTATGCCTATTAGCCAAACGGGTGCAAGCATGGAAATTGAGGCAGACGAATACCTGAATGAATGGCAGGAGGTATCACTCACCTCCATTGCCAACATCCGTTTCAGCAGTGTCAACAAGGTTTCGCAACCGGGCCAAGAGCCTGTTCGCCTCTGCAACTATACCGATGTTTACAATAACGATTACGTTACGGCGGACATGGACTTCATGCGTGCCACCGCCACCAAATCGGAAATTGAGCGTTTCGGGCTACAGGTCGGTGACGTCATTATTACCAAAGACTCCGAAACACCGGACGACATCGGCATACCGACAGTCGTAGATACTACCGCGCCAGATCTTGTGTGCGGCTATCATTTAGCCTTGCTTCGCCCCAATCAGGACGAGGTTGATCCGACCTTTCTTGCAAAGCAATTGGCGCATCACAGAATTGCCCGATATTTCGGCCAGCAAGCCAATGGAACAACCCGCTATGGCCTGTCTATCGCCGCCATAGCGAACGCGCCTTTACATCTCCCAAGACCAGAGAACCAACGATCCGCAAGCGCCTTGATGCGCATGGTGGACGCGCAGATTGCCCAGATCGAAGCCGTGATCGTCAAACTCAAGCAGGTACGAGCGGGCATGCTGCGCGACCTGCTGAGCTACGGCCTGGATGAACACGGCCAGCTTCGCGACCCCGTCGCTCACCCGGAGCAATTCAAAGACACCCCGTTGGGGCAGATCCCAATGAATTGGGATGTTGGTCCGTTTAGTGAAATCGCAAATGTTAATCCACCAACTCCCGCTACGGGACAGAGCCCATTTAATTCTATTTCGTTTATTCCAATGCAGGATGTTGATGAGGAAGGCAATTGGGTTTATCGACAAACTAGGAAACTCATTGATTGCAGCGGCGGATACACACCATTTATTGAAGGCGATGTTCTTTTTGCGAAAATTACACCCTGTATGGAAAATGGCAAGGGATGCCACGCAAAAGATCTCGTAAATGGTATTGGTATGGGATCGACCGAGTTTCACGTTTTACGACCAAAATCCAACAGATCGGCCAGATTTGTTTTTCATTGGTCGTTGACCAACTCAATGCGAATTAGAGCTCTTGCATATATGACTGGATCGGCAGGACAGCAGAGGGTCGAAGCTGGGTTCTTCAATTATTTTCTGATCCCCATCCCTCCCACTCATGAACAGGGATTAATAGCCAATGTAATTGACTGCGCAGATAGGAGAATTGAATCAAGTAGGAATGAGCTAAAGAAACTCAAAAAGCTAAAGTCCGGTCTTCAAGATGATCTTCTCACCGGCCGGGTGCGTATTCCGGAAACACTGATGGAAGGAGCCGAGAACGCATGAAGTCACGGTCGAAGGAGCTCCTGGATCGGGCGATAGCTGCGAAGGTGGCGGCCATCGAAATCTATAACAAGCCCGGTTTCCCTTATCGGACAGAGTCGTTTGCCATCCTGGCAATTAACGGCTGGGAGCTTCTGCTGAAAGCCAAATGGCTCGCCGACAATCGCAACCAGGCCAGCAGTCTGTACGTTTACGAGACCAGGGAAAACGCAGATGGGACAAAGAGCAAGAAAAAATACGTCAAACGAACCGACGCGGGGAATCCTTTCACCCATGGCTTGTGCTATCTAGCAAAGAAGTTGGTCGAAGACAAAAAACTCGATGCCCTCGCCTGGGACAATATTCAGATTCTGCTGGGACTCCGGGATTCAGCTGTTCATTTCTACAACCAATCTCCGGCTTTCCGGGTTCGCTTGCAAGAGATCGGAACGGCTTGTACCAAGAACTTCGCCAGCACCGTTCACGACTGGTTTGATCGACAATTATCGGAATTTGAACTCCACCTGATGCCTCTAGCCTTTGTGGATCTGCCGACAAATATGGACGGCTTTCTGCTTAACGCCGAGGAGAAGAACTTCCTCTCCTTCCTTGAGAATATGGACAAGTCTCATGCTGATCCGGAATCAGCCTATTCCGTCACGGTAAATATTGAATTCAGGTATACCCGTTCGAAGGCAAAAGAGGCACTTCTTGTTCAGAACACTAATGACCCTAACGCTCCTGCGGTTCGTCTGACGGAAGAACACGTCCTTGAGAGGTATCCGTGGGACTATTCGACACTCACAGAGAAATGCAAAGAGCGTTATCAGGGATTTAAGGCAAATCAGTATTACCATAATATTCGCCGCCCGCTTCAAGCTGATCGACGATACGGGATTACACGTTATCTTGACCCAGCTAACCTCGAGAGTAGTAAAAAAGCGTTCTTCAGCCCCAATATATTTGTTGAACTTGACAATCATTTTAGGAAGAAAGCAACAACCAAGGGGTGACAATGAGCAAAATCTACTGGGAAACTAATCTGGTCGAGAGAGCTTTCTGTGAACAACTTCAAAAAATGGGGTGGGAGTGGACAGAAGGTGATGTGGATGTTGCTGAACTCACTGAGCGGGAGAACTTCCGCGAGGTTTTCCTGAAGAATCGGTTAGTGGAAGCGCTGAGGCAAGTCAATCTTCGGGATGGGCAGCCTTGGCTCGACGATGCACGAGTGGAAAAGGCCATTCGCGATCTGAAACAGGCTCCGGGTCATCAGCTTCTGGAAATCAACCAAGCCGCGACCGAGCTTTTACTCAAAGGAACCGTGGCGGAAGGACTACCGGATTGGGACAACAACAGACCACAACCGATCCGCTACATCGATTTTGAAACCCCTGAAAAGAACGACTTCCTGGTCGTCAATCAATTCAAAGTCGAATTGACCAGTGGCCGGGGACATGTCATCCCAGATGCAGTTCTGTTCGTCAACGGTATTCCAGTGGTGGTAGCCGAGTTTAAAAGCCCGGGTATAGAAAATCCGATTCATGAGGCAATCAATCAGATCCTCCGCTACTCGAATCAGCGTCGTGAGCTGTTTCCTACGCTCTATACTGATAGCGAGGGCGTGGAAAAACTGTTTTATACCAACCAGCTCTTGATAGCCAGCGATTTCTTTGAAGCCCGGGCTGCAACCGTTGGTGCTCCTCCGGAGGCCTATTTGGAATGGTCCGATACCAGCCCGATTCCCATCAGCGCAGTTACGGAGGATCTCGGGATTGGGTCGACCAATGGTGACCTCGAAGAGGCCAAAGGTGAACTGTTGTCTGTCGGACCGGAGCAGACAGAGCGTGTAGGCACGCCTCTATTTTTCCGGCGCACAGAACAGCGCCCTGAGGCATTGGGGATTGGTCAAGGTGCGGCTCTGCAAAGTCAGCAGGTTCTCACGGCTGGCATGCTGCGTCCGGCGCATTTGCTAGATTTGATTCGTAACTTTACTATTTTCCAGCAGGTTGATGGTAAGACCCGCAAGATCGTGGCCCATTATCAGCAGTTCCGAGCTATCCAAAAAGCAACCCTCAGACTTCAGGAGGGACGGACGAGATCACAGGGCGCTGAACGGGATGAAAGAGGCGGTATTATCTGGCATACGCAGGGGTCCGGCAAGAGCCTCAGTATGGTATTTTTGGTTCGTAAAATGCGAACACTGGACCGGCTCAAGCGTTACAAAATCGTCACTGTTACTGACCGCACCGATCTGGAAGGACAGCTTCGTGAGACAGCTCGACTTTCGGGTGAGGCTGTGCGACCCACGGACAAGGATCGTAGCACCCGGGAATCTTCGACCGCAATGACCCAACGAATACTTTCCGAATCCACACCGGACATCGTCTTTGCCATGCTGCAAAAGTACCAGGATGTTGACCGGCAGGCTAAGAGTGATGAGAAGATCGCCATGACTATCGTCCGCAAAGAGAAAAAACCAGGCAAAGACGAACCGGTCGTGGAAAAAGAAGTGACCTTCGAAGAGAGCATTCACTTTGAAGAGTTTCCTGTCCTTAAT
This window contains:
- a CDS encoding DNA polymerase III subunit beta, producing MELPTYRIARGGWTIEQLNIEGKRSGQGFLAHKAVLVNALSRTLAERAMLLDLTIGRKGFLTYLKSLGGSNIVKIVPSNGDASVSRVAGKCLKVVCGANTSYLEHMAWVGEKTPLTLCDIRVSPSNSVSPNLGATELSDALSRVLPFTSDETARPILQCVLFQVKDGKLTLVSADGYRLAMMKLPFDGDEGQVLISRDDLKGVTGALRRARRVRLSLEKNGDKDPMSLVLDTELIRYTWRGCAGNFPDYEKLIPADTGIRASFDTNEATKAVSSLKVVANVKAYALDLTIGDGKVVVGNTDDKGTAEIAADTTGEPIKIRLDGGYLAEALRACGGMVELRVKDARSPMLFTAPDYELVVMPMLLPEGKKPTDTAKTAEPAKAEASQPVEPAEPKVETVEAVTPEATAEPVPAEEVAQAVAEAEAITKPPTGSGAKAKKHSKAKEPVAVA
- a CDS encoding helix-turn-helix domain-containing protein, producing the protein MAEIKDRWLSVDEICNYLGVSSDTVYRWIDRFSMPAHRMGRLWKFKKDQVDDWVKAGGAAEQGKTTSRTTAATAKNSE
- a CDS encoding N-6 DNA methylase, which translates into the protein MPKLSLAKLERHLYGAADILRREGMDAATYKDFIFGMLFLKRCSDVFEPAYEKLVSRKVSPKMSREDAQSNYGENPDFYDEFFVPPRARWSHLQSKLNDATEPFGAVLDKALAALSGANGSLQHVLDHIQFMKVQSNKRIVSDEACKELVRHFNRYRLRSEDFQFSDLLGSAYEFLINMFAESAGKKGGDFYTPRDVIRLMVRVLNPAPGMSIYDPTCGSGGMLIISREYIEQSGGDPTNLRLCGQVNDASAWSICKINMLLHGVRGADIKLEDTLLHPMHREGGELERFDRVIANPPFSQNYTRSNMEFPERYRWGWCPTSGKKADLMFAQHMLAVCKPRGMVATVMPHGVLFRGGVEKEIRKRFLQQDLIEAIISLPQNLFYGASIPACILIMRSNITGQALNPNKPENRRGRLLFINADAEYLAGRAQNYLRPEDIEKIAATFERYDEVPGYSKIVTFDEIADGANDFNLNVRRYVDNSPLPEPHDVRAHLAGGIPVAEIEANEALFQALGFSPDVLFAHRPNDERYRDFKPSITERPAIARLIEADAGLLARTGELRDDLTSWWASHTGSLIALPQGRNLNAVRSEFLQGFTDALLPVGVLGNFKLSGVVAAWWSETLPDLKTLIENGFCDVVDGWVDAIADAVEDDDNVGPAFDPFRHKLVKRTMADYLQQIDDAKLEIALLKGEKEAFERSNPPDNADDEELASWNYAKDLERQVKELKAEFKDAIKELTRLEKAATKKKATDADRRTAETARRELQPYFDQMAALETELAPHEQIKTDLAAARATFRVLTNAFVDKLKNRCAAMGKGEKQTLVLELFAQDLQVGLDGALRDKQQELVRFTENLWDKYASSLKVLIKSRERLSSRLHDALQELGYAY
- a CDS encoding restriction endonuclease subunit S; amino-acid sequence: MPISQTGASMEIEADEYLNEWQEVSLTSIANIRFSSVNKVSQPGQEPVRLCNYTDVYNNDYVTADMDFMRATATKSEIERFGLQVGDVIITKDSETPDDIGIPTVVDTTAPDLVCGYHLALLRPNQDEVDPTFLAKQLAHHRIARYFGQQANGTTRYGLSIAAIANAPLHLPRPENQRSASALMRMVDAQIAQIEAVIVKLKQVRAGMLRDLLSYGLDEHGQLRDPVAHPEQFKDTPLGQIPMNWDVGPFSEIANVNPPTPATGQSPFNSISFIPMQDVDEEGNWVYRQTRKLIDCSGGYTPFIEGDVLFAKITPCMENGKGCHAKDLVNGIGMGSTEFHVLRPKSNRSARFVFHWSLTNSMRIRALAYMTGSAGQQRVEAGFFNYFLIPIPPTHEQGLIANVIDCADRRIESSRNELKKLKKLKSGLQDDLLTGRVRIPETLMEGAENA
- a CDS encoding DUF3644 domain-containing protein — encoded protein: MKSRSKELLDRAIAAKVAAIEIYNKPGFPYRTESFAILAINGWELLLKAKWLADNRNQASSLYVYETRENADGTKSKKKYVKRTDAGNPFTHGLCYLAKKLVEDKKLDALAWDNIQILLGLRDSAVHFYNQSPAFRVRLQEIGTACTKNFASTVHDWFDRQLSEFELHLMPLAFVDLPTNMDGFLLNAEEKNFLSFLENMDKSHADPESAYSVTVNIEFRYTRSKAKEALLVQNTNDPNAPAVRLTEEHVLERYPWDYSTLTEKCKERYQGFKANQYYHNIRRPLQADRRYGITRYLDPANLESSKKAFFSPNIFVELDNHFRKKATTKG